A section of the Lineus longissimus chromosome 1, tnLinLong1.2, whole genome shotgun sequence genome encodes:
- the LOC135493365 gene encoding uncharacterized protein LOC135493365 — protein MYVRTVKTVSFVDTNGGRFTQESNLKYFKSILKRQKDITTIDMAEESNAVPSKDEVCTFCSYRGLETKAEFFCDSCSDALYCQACATSHKKIPRFKSHDVKPLVAFFRHRRCDIHGGRDMKLLCMGCDRPVCEICAGVDHSDHELVDIGGVMKQISDTFEPLNDAKLKVSAIQEELQDIRKREEGVFALVKEQAELIIDEVRKRRDQLVSEIMSNAAGAKMSMEMANLGKSIEEVMKQSQDIFATGVNNVQQFQAAASINDTLTETRLDAERNIGIMIKNMKITSVPRFSPEKDMTLGKLDSVDMDIIVTNADPVKLQLGGTYRRHPCYRIPKAVMFMQERGNETQKEVAFLEQQDKRGELRMAITEGGKLAEWRRSVDKAVDLIINTDEKLVILCNGQKNREYVPCVKIYNGNGGYHSSKWLSGLPHVRGKTALSLAQTKSGNYVVLCKYYPSRYSIYLLNSDFTMLVGPINLDTEVTNLIQDGGLKIRCPGSTDMLLIQDGKGEQIIALSLQVRHGSLEYFHNGSAGDLVHFLKEMRPILPPIQGYYILDMCCDGGKVYLCIKRQNRTRRSPEAGPLLFYEARFTANKWVFTSIPVFDPTGRSFGQVEREELLHLGVRQATLMCLLYSPIPLTELKEKRDPGMYVTWYQGKLP, from the coding sequence ATGTATGTTAGGACCGTTAAGACTGTCTCATTCGTTGATACCAATGGTGGGAGATTTACTCAAGAATCTAACTTGAAGTATTTCAAGTCGATTTTAAAACGCCAGAAAGACATCACTACAATTGATATGGCAGAAGAATCGAATGCAGTGCCTTCGAAGGATGAAGTTTGCACCTTTTGTTCCTACCGGGGTCTCGAGACAAAAGCGGAATTCTTTTGCGATAGCTGCAGCGATGCATTATACTGTCAAGCATGCGCAACATCCCATAAGAAGATACCACGTTTCAAAAGTCACGATGTGAAGCCACTGGTTGCATTTTTTCGACACAGACGCTGTGACATTCATGGAGGTCGAGATATGAAACTCCTCTGTATGGGTTGTGACCGACCAGTCTGTGAGATTTGCGCTGGTGTAGATCACTCTGACCATGAGCTGGTCGACATAGGGGGTGTAATGAAACAAATATCAGACACTTTCGAGCCACTAAACGATGCCAAGCTAAAGGTATCAGCTATTCAAGAGGAACTGCAAGATATTCGGAAGAGAGAGGAGGGAGTCTTCGCACTGGTAAAGGAACAAGCAGAATTGATCATTGATGAGGTCCGCAAAAGAAGGGACCAACTAGTTTCAGAAATAATGTCGAACGCAGCAGGAGCGAAGATGAGCATGGAAATGGCCAACCTTGGTAAAAGTATTGAAGAGGTAATGAAGCAAAGTCAAGACATTTTTGCGACCGGTGTAAACAATGTACAGCAATTTCAAGCCGCAGCCAGTATAAATGATACTTTGACCGAAACCAGATTGGATGCTGAAAGGAATATTGGAATCATGATAAAGAACATGAAAATCACATCAGTTCCAAGATTTAGCCCGGAGAAAGACATGACCTTGGGGAAGCTGGACTCCGTGGATATGGATATTATCGTCACGAACGCGGACCCAGTCAAGCTGCAATTAGGTGGCACATATCGGAGACATCCTTGCTACAGGATACCTAAAGCAGTTATGTTCATGCAGGAACGAGGAAACGAAACTCAAAAAGAGGTGGCATTCTTGGAACAGCAGGACAAACGTGGCGAACTAAGAATGGCGATTACAGAAGGTGGAAAACTGGCCGAATGGCGACGATCTGTTGACAAGGCAGTCGATCTGATTATCAACACTGATGAGAAATTGGTTATATTGTGTAACGGACAGAAAAATCGCGAGTACGTTCCATGCGTTAAAATCTACAATGGAAATGGGGGATACCATTCTTCAAAATGGCTAAGTGGCCTCCCACACGTGCGAGGAAAAACGGCTTTGTCATTAGCACAAACCAAATCTGGAAACTACGTGGTTCTCTGTAAGTATTATCCAAGTCGATATTCTATCTACTTGCTCAATTCCGATTTCACAATGTTGGTAGGCCCGATTAACTTGGATACTGAGGTGACGAATTTGATACAGGATGGTGGGCTGAAGATTCGGTGCCCAGGATCTACGGATATGTTACTCATCCAAGATGGAAAAGGTGAACAAATAATAGCACTTTCTTTGCAAGTCCGACATGGCTCGCTGGAATATTTCCATAATGGGTCAGCGGGAGACCTTGTGCATTTTTTGAAGGAGATGCGTCCGATACTACCACCGATTCAAGGCTACTATATTCTAGATATGTGCTGCGACGGCGGTAAGGTTTACCTGTGCATCAAGAGACAAAACCGCACCAGGCGGTCACCTGAAGCAGGTCCCCTCCTATTCTATGAGGCAAGGTTCACAGCTAACAAGTGGGTATTCACATCCATTCCAGTTTTTGATCCGACTGGTAGGTCGTTTGGCCAGGTGGAGAGGGAAGAGTTGCTTCATCTTGGAGTGCGACAGGCCACCTTGATGTGCTTGCTGTACAGCCCGATTCCTCTAACGGAACTGAAGGAAAAGCGAGATCCAGGAATGTATGTTACTTGGTACCAAGGCAAGCTGCCTTGA